The DNA window CCAGGCTACGGACATCGAAGGGTTCCTGAAGAGTCTGAAGATGAGACTCGAGGTTGGGCCTGTTTCGAAAATGAACATTGGGCGCGTAACCCAGCTCACGAATAAGACGAACCAATTTAATCTCCGCGCAGTGAAATACACGGAGCAGGAGGTCAACCGTCTGGCGCAAGATCCGCGATCGTTGGCTCTCCAGTTTCGATTGAAGGACAAGTTTGGCGATAATGGTATAATCGCTGTAGTTATAGCGCGACCGGACGAGCGTTGGCCGGACGACACCCTTTTTATAGACACTTGGCTGATGAGTTGCAGAGTCCTCAGCCGAGGGGTCGAAGCAGCGACGCTTGAAGCATTGAGCAAATGCGCGATGCAAATGGGAATTAGGCGTCTGGTTGGCGAGTATCGATCCACCAGCAAGAATAAAATGGTATCGAACCACTACGGAAAGCTTGGTTTTCTGCCCTTACACAGCAGCGACAGCGATGAATCGTCGTCGACAGTCTGGTGTATGGACTTATCGCAAATTGAGAAATGCCCGCATCACATTGAGGTAATCATTGCACATGTCCAGGGAACAGATCTATGCCGAGCTCACGAAGATATTTCGTGAAGTCTTTCGGGATGAAAATCTAGTTATTGCCGGATCGACAACGGCGGAAGATATCTCCGGATGGGACAGCACCGCGCACGTCAACTTGCTGTTGGCGATTGAAATGCACATGGGAGTTACTTTTCATACGAGCGAAATCGACGAGATGCGGACTGTGGGAGATCTGGTCGATGCAATTGAGCGAAAATTAGCCAAATAGGATTTCAGTCTTGCGGGCGGGTTCGAAGCGTTAATTCAACGCCTGGTGTGGTGGCCCGGAACTGGCTGCCGAGCTTCATTGTGATTGATGAAATGGAAAATTTTTTTGGTTTCAGGTTTCATCACTTGGGTCTGGCCGCGCAAACGCCCGACCCGGCAAAAAACTTTCTACTTGGGCTCGGCTATCGTGTTGGTGAAACCATCTTCGATCCCCTGCAGAACGTTCGATTAACGTTGTGCGAGCACCGATCAATGCCGACGGTTGAGATTGTTAGTCGGGGGGAGGGTAAGGGGCCCTTGGATTACTTACTTTCCAGACATAGTGATGGTCTAATTTATCACCTCTGTTATTCGACGGACGATCTGGACCGAGCACTTCAGGCAGTCATTGACGCCGGCTTGCGACCTCATTGCGTATCCGCTCCAAAGCCGGCTATCCTTTTTGCCGGCAAGATGGTCTCGTTCTATCAGATAATTGGCATGGGCTTGATCGAAGTTATCGATGAAAGGGAATGATCGGCGACAGCAGATTGGCTGTAATTCAGCGCAGGTCAAGGCAACCCGAGAGCCGCCGGGATAAGTGTTTGAGCGTAAGGTAAGGGCTGGGGCGAAAAAAATTGTCTGCTCCGCATCGATTGTTGTGATCAGCACGGCTGCGCGAATAGGCTGAGATCAATCGAGTTTGCCAAGCAGGTTTAGGGATTGCTGTCAGCAACCGACTTAGAGAATCGTTTTGACTGGTTGCGCAGGAAGCCAACGACTTTTGACTCGAATCCATCCGGACAGCCTGCAAGGCGCCACAGTACAAAGATCGAGCTTGCATAGACCGATGCGGCAACGCCGACGACCACGGCCACGCCAAACACCAGCGGGCCATAGACCCTTGTTTCTGATAGCCAGTCGTGGAACGGCATGACGGCCATCGCCATAAAAACGCAGCTGAGCATCGATCGCCACGGACCGAACAGTTGCGTGCGTATCGGCAGCCCGATTAGCTCGCGAACCGCGAACATCGAACATCCGGCCACGAGTATCGCGGTTATCAAACGTGCCGCGAGAACACCGGCAATTCCGTAATATAGCGCGCCGATCAGAACGATCGGTAGCCTAACGGCGAATTCAATCAAGCTGAGCCGAAGAAAAATGCTTGTTTTGCCAAGTGTCATGGATAGCGGGGCAAGCGGAGCGATTAATAGCGAAGGGACCACGGCAAGAGCAAGCAGGCGAAGAATGGGGGTGGCCTCAAGCCATTGTCCACCAAGAACCAGCCGGATCAAAGGTTCAGCAACCAGACTCATCCCGACCATCATCGGCAGTCCAACCGCAACCACCGTCGCCGCACTATTCCGATAGGCCGCCGCCAGCCTGCGACCGTCATTTCTGATCAGCGAAAAAGCAATCATGAGAGGATTGAGGACCTGGAACACGATCACCTGGGACGGAAGGATGGCCAGATTGGAGGCCATAGAAAACCGGCCCAGTTCGGGACGGCTAATCAGGCGGCCGAGTATCAGTTGATCCATTTGCCAATTGATGGCGTTCACCGCCTGAGAGGCGGTGGACCAACCGATAAACCCTGCGAATTCGTGCCATTCCCGAAGCGTAAACTTCGGTCGGTAGGGCGCGACAACGTAGGAAACAACGTCCAGGACGATAGGAAAAGCGATGGTGCCGGCCGCAATTGCCCAATAGCTCCGGGTCTCCCATGCCAGACCGACCGAAACCACGAAGCTCGCGCACTTTCCGGCGAATTCACACAGGGCAAATGCTTTGAAATCGAGGTTCTTCGAACGTTCGATCAATCCTGCGCTGAGCACACTGCGCGCTGCAGGTGAGATCGCCAGTGCGCAGACCAGCCCGATCAAGCGATCATCTCCATAGATTTGGGCCAAAGGCCAGGACAAGGAGAACAGGATCAGCGCCACCGCTGCTCCCCGCAAACAGGAGATCGTGAACGCGGTATCGTAATGAGCTTTCGTCACCACCGGCAGCCGAACGACTGCCTGGCCCACCGGTAGTTCCAAAATGGCCTCGACAACCATCACAACGGACATGGCGATCGCGACGAGACCAAAATCCGCCGGCGACAAAAGACGTCCAAGAACCACGATTGTTGCGAGATCAAGACAACGCGCGACCAATTTCGACGCAATGAGAACCGTCGCCCCGGCGGCGGTGCGACCACTTACCTTGTGAGGAGAAGCGTCCAATACTTGAATTTCCTTAATCGCAAGGCCGACGGCAAAACCCATGAGAGAACTTGAGCGA is part of the Bradyrhizobium erythrophlei genome and encodes:
- a CDS encoding acyl carrier protein, with the protein product MSREQIYAELTKIFREVFRDENLVIAGSTTAEDISGWDSTAHVNLLLAIEMHMGVTFHTSEIDEMRTVGDLVDAIERKLAK
- a CDS encoding VOC family protein; translated protein: MIDEMENFFGFRFHHLGLAAQTPDPAKNFLLGLGYRVGETIFDPLQNVRLTLCEHRSMPTVEIVSRGEGKGPLDYLLSRHSDGLIYHLCYSTDDLDRALQAVIDAGLRPHCVSAPKPAILFAGKMVSFYQIIGMGLIEVIDERE
- a CDS encoding lipopolysaccharide biosynthesis protein, which encodes MGFAVGLAIKEIQVLDASPHKVSGRTAAGATVLIASKLVARCLDLATIVVLGRLLSPADFGLVAIAMSVVMVVEAILELPVGQAVVRLPVVTKAHYDTAFTISCLRGAAVALILFSLSWPLAQIYGDDRLIGLVCALAISPAARSVLSAGLIERSKNLDFKAFALCEFAGKCASFVVSVGLAWETRSYWAIAAGTIAFPIVLDVVSYVVAPYRPKFTLREWHEFAGFIGWSTASQAVNAINWQMDQLILGRLISRPELGRFSMASNLAILPSQVIVFQVLNPLMIAFSLIRNDGRRLAAAYRNSAATVVAVGLPMMVGMSLVAEPLIRLVLGGQWLEATPILRLLALAVVPSLLIAPLAPLSMTLGKTSIFLRLSLIEFAVRLPIVLIGALYYGIAGVLAARLITAILVAGCSMFAVRELIGLPIRTQLFGPWRSMLSCVFMAMAVMPFHDWLSETRVYGPLVFGVAVVVGVAASVYASSIFVLWRLAGCPDGFESKVVGFLRNQSKRFSKSVADSNP